AAAAAGTGCCCAGATACGCTGTGCTTCCTATCAGGTTCCCCGGTGGCGACACGCacccctgcccagggctggggttggggtcgGGGAGGGAGGTGTCCCCATGCGCTGTCAGCCCAGCCTTCCCCATGACCCAAGCAGCTTTCCTGCCTCCCCTCTGTCCCCCGCCCCCGGCTGTGCGGGACTCTGGAgcgctgctgccctctgctggtcacCACGGGAAACCGCACCACGTTCCCCTTAAGTttatccaaggctggggactggATGTACTCCCCGCCCCTCACACCCGCCCCCCAAATCACAGCGAGATAAGATAGGCTTTTCCAACCGGGAGCATCAGAGACCTCTGTAACCCTAaagcctgctccctgccagggcaGAAGCTCCAAGTAAAACCAGCATATGTGTGCACATGATAAGTACCTATACAGTTTTGTACTGTCCCATGATTACATCTCTTGGGATGTGTCTGCCGTGTGATTCTTCCCCAAAGTTCACCCTTGCTGCCTCTGCTGAATCTTCTGGTGGCTAATACAGTGCCACTGTCCCTTTATTCAAGTTTTGGAAGAAATTGCATTTTATAATCCCAGTGTTGTAGCTGGCAGCATGACGCAGTCAGTGTTCACGTTTGTACCATTTCAGTGTGTTTGCTTTAAATCCTCTTTACCAGCTTATTTGTTTAAAGCTTCATTTATGTGTGTACTTACTTGAAGGGCGTAGTAACAGGTAGGACAggtagaaggagaaagagagagagaggtggagggctgGCACGATGTCTCAAATGACTCATCCTCTggctgcctgcaagcaccagaatcccagatgggcacgagttcatatcccagctgttccatttcccatccagctccctccttgtggcccgggaaagcaacagaggacgaccccaggcctagggaccctgtatgcacatgagagacccagaggcggCTCCGGGCTCgatggatcggctcagctctggctgatgcagccatttggggagtgaaccagtagatggaagatctttttctccatctctccttctctttgtaaatctgcttttccaatataaataaatacgaGAGGATGAGAAAggcggggaagagagagaaagagatctgtccactggttcactacacaaagcttacaacagccaggccttaggtctggctggagccaggagccaggcagtccAGTCTTGCCTCCCTTgttggcagcagggacccaagggcttgggctgtcacctgctgctaccATGCCGCACTAGCGGTacactggaccagaagtggagtctccaggacttgaacctggcccTCTAAGATGGGGTGTGGGTATCCAGGCAGTGGTTTAGCCCGCTGCACTGCGATGCCTGCCCCATCCGCCTTTACCATTTTAGGTATCACACGAGCTCCTGCGGCATAGTGGGCGTCACTCCATAGGAGctcacacacattttccatttatCCATTTCTGTAGCTGCCCGACACTGCCGCCTTTGTATGTCAGGCATTTGCTGCAGGCGTCATCCTGGCTTTGTATATTTAGGTAGTTTCTGATAGTTTCGTGTCAAAGAATGCTACCCCGCATCTCATCACGCGTGTGTCTTTGTGTATTATTGGAGGGGGCatcatggagttcctgggtcACAGGTGAACGCATGGGTGTTCGTGTGCAAGGTCATCCAGCTGTTCTCCCTCGGGCACATGTTCACTCTCCAGCTGTGAGCAGCTGGCATTTCTGGTGAGGATAAGAACAGcagccggaggaggaggaggagaggatgaAGGTTAGGCACGCGGGCAGGGCTCAGCAGTGCCCTAGGAAGTCGTGTGGTTGGAAAGGAAGAACACCTGAACGAGAACATCAGGGAAGAACAGAAATAGTAGCACTAATGGGCTTTGTAGAAACGGATTTCCTGCTGGTTCTGTGTCCAGCGCTGCCCCGGGTTGCCTTGCCTCCTGGCTGTTGGTCGCTCCCGAGTGCAGTCACCCGGCGTGACATGATAGCTCTGTCTGCCGCTGCCCTGCAGTACCACCATCTCCTCTGCCAGGACAAGGTGACCCCCTTCCTTCTGCACCTGCTTGCCAAGGTTGCCCTTGGCGCCTGCTTCCTGACCTGCCCCCATCCTTTCTGACCCTGTGTTATCTATGCCCACGGCTCAGGCCAATTTAAGTTCTAAGCTGTCAGAGACCCAGTGGCCTGAAGTTTCCATTGGCAGGTGGATTTTTTGTGCCACCGTCCCTATTGGCCTCTGCTCACTTGCAGCTGTCCCTGCTTCCCTGGCTGGCCTGTGCCTACCTCAGGCGACCTCTGGAGCCATGACGGGTGATGGGATTGGGGTACCTAGAGCAAGGCAATGTACCGGAAATGGGTGGATGGGTCCCCTCCCTGCTTCACTGATCACTTGCCGAATTTTTTCCCGTCACGTTCTCAGAATGGATAACCTTATGCCCATGTAGATGACTGTGGGCTTTCCACAAAGTTCCCCATTGCACGTATTGAaacagcagagtgacagacacCCCACCCACGCAGCCTGCAAGAGCGCACCCATCTGCCGGCTCCCTCCCCAAacgtgggtgctggtttttgGACCATCAAGAGCAAAACAAGCTACAACACCTCCCTGTCACCACGTGTGACATCTGTGAAGAGAGAACATTTCTGATGCAACTGAGACAGCTGGCACCAGGAAGCTTCcctgaaggatgacccaaatgccAGCCCACCATTTGCAGCTCACCTCAGATCCCCTCCCCTGCTCGCGGCGGCCCACTGCCGTGCCTCTCACCCCGCCACCGAACAATGCAGTGAGCTGTGTGTTGTTTGCTTGCCTGGGACCACAGCGTTCCCGACCGGAATGTAATTGTCATGGGTTTAGCGATCACTCCTCCAGCCGGAACCCCGGCACACAGTAGGAGCTTTCTCCCGACAGTGGGGTTGCATGAAACGTGTCTTGCTGGCTGTGGGCAGGTGGCTGCTACTgagcaagaaagaaaacagtgcCTCCTAGAGAGGCACTGAGTTAAGCTTCCAGTTTCAAGGCCAGCGTCTTGTATGGAAGTACCAGgtcaagctctggctgctctactgccaacccagcgccctgctaatgtgcctgggaaggcagcagaagatggccccgtgttacccacatgagagactcaaaaggagttccaggctcctggcttcagcctcacccagccccgaCTGTTGTAGTCATcttgtgcaatggctcagtggatggaagagccttctctcTGGCTTGAACTGTGACTCTGTCTAATGTGTAACTAAATCAATTGTACGCAGAAGAAAATGAGTATTGCTGGTATCATTGATATGACCTAGAGAGCCTGTTccaggaacaaaagcctttgggAAGCCCTCTTCTGTCCCCAGAACCCCCACTTACCCAGGGATGAGATGGGGGgagcctgctgcagcccctgATCTCTATGTTACAGGaacctgggacttctgtgcaattccagcaggtgccactgtctGTGGTGCACCCCACGGCTGCCTGACAGGCCACCGGCTGGCAGGAGCTGACTCCGGGACCATCACAGGAAGTCTTGGGAACTGGAAGAGGAAGCTGAGAGTATACAGCGTTGCAACTGAACATAGCCACAGTGAGCGGATTGGGTGGATCCTACACTCAGGACCGCGCCCTTCCACAGGAGGCTGTAGGGACCAGCGCAGGTAGGCACCTGCCGCCCgtggggccaggccaggggacTGGGCGGGCACAGCGCCTAGGACACATCCCTGTTCGTGCTGCCAGATGCTCTGGCAAAGGCGGAAACGTGTGGCTTGGAAACAACCTCTGCCATCAGAACAGATAAGAGGCAGatagaggtggggtggggagtttGGAGTTGGGGGAGGTGGTGGTTGGCTTCATCAGAACCTGTCGCCATCCAGGGTTTCAGCCTCCAAGGGGCACAAATCTATGGAGAAGCTACAGATGTGTGTCTGTACTGTAGGATGGGAGAGACCCAGCCTTCAAGTCGGCAGGCAAGGTCTGCATGGAGCCAGTGACACAGTCCCATTGAGTCAGTGGTTGTgaggagtggacagcatgtgcaTCATGAGTTGCCACTAGGGGGCGTGCAGCCACCAGGCGATCCAATCTCAGTAACAGTTCAAGGTTCCATTGATTTCCTCACAGGGGATggcaaggaaagacagagagacctgTGGGGGAATCAGTCCCCTGCGTGCCGCGTGTGTGGGCTGACCACCTGAGGGGACTGTGTGAGTGTCCAGCAAGTCATGACTCCTTAACAATTGCAGCCTTCCTTCCTTGGCTTGCATccgcaagtgccagcatcccctgtgggcaccggttcatgtcccagctggtccacttctgatccagctgtctacTTATGGCCTGCAAGGACAGTCGGGGATGGTCTGAGTCCTTGAGACCCCGTGGCCACCTGGCTGACCCAGAGGAGATatctggctccaagcttcagctcagctcagctctggccattgtgactatcggttaagtgaactagcaaatgtgggatctccctctctgtaaatctgaccttaaaataaaaagcttcaaaaaaaaaatagaaggggaAAACTACAGCATTTGACAAAATTGTATCCTTAAAATGGGAGTGCTTCCTGTCATGTAGGAAGGACTCCATAGAGAATTGGGAGTCCCATCTAAGACAAGTGGATTTAGTAGGTACAAATGTGGAggaagcaaagaaaagttaagctTCAGAAATAATATGTAAGAGGCCCAGGAGGAATGCCAGGTGCTAATGGGATTTCAAACAGTGATGGAACACGCTGGCtaagagggagggagatggaccCGGCAGCTGCACGGCACGTGACCCCGTGGCCTTTCAGAAAGCTGCCCTTATGCCTGAGTGCCCACCAGGTTGCCACGCAGAGGAGGAGGGGGCTCTTCAGtgtgctccccaccccctgcttcGTAGCACTCCGTCAGCCTCTTTGGTGGGAACGGGCTCGCACTCCATGGTTCTCTACTCTTCAGCAGGCAAAGACAGAGCCTGCCTGGTTTCTCTGGGTCTTTGTTTCTGAAGGCTTTCGGGGCGCGATGACTCGGGTTAAATCAATGTCCTGCTAGCCCATCTTTTATCAGCCACGAGCCTTGCAAATAGGTAAGGCAAGTCGCTTACTTGTCTGTTAGAGGCGCTGTGTTCTATGTTTgtaggaaacagaaaaatcatctctcccaaaatatatgaaaatgtcCTATGTGCTTACCATGTCATTGCGCAAATGTACGGTGTGGATTTTGATGAAGACAGGGCTGAGTGAGTGGTGTAGCAGTGAAGTTACCCCGGGGGGCGCTCACAGCCCATGTTACagtgcagaggctcctggctgctctctgttcccaagtgcatcctgggagacccAATGGATGATAGCCCACTACTTGGGCCTGTGGCACCCCAGAACAGACCCGGCTTGACTATGGTTCCTCGCTTTGGCCtgagccagtcctggctgtcacaggcatttggggactgaactaacAAGGTAATTCTCCCTGGTCTacttctctgtcttttgaatgaACTAAATAATTGTTAAGAAATTAGATTAAGAAATACACAGGTGTGAAAATATGCAATGCATTTACTATAGGTAACCAGAACCATAATgtttataagagaaaaaaaaagaaaagatgactcAAATAGATATTTGTAAGGCTTAGTGATTGGGGAAAGGTTGATGTATAGTATGAAACCCTGTGTGGTCGGTCTGTGTTCAGTGGTGTGACATTCCATGCATGAACAAACAACAGAGTGGACAAAAGATGACTTAACAAGAAGTAGTGAGAACCGAGCTGGTGCATCTGACCAGGCGAGTTCCCAGGAGGGTGCGTCTCTGCAAAATCCAAGTCCAAagaacaggagcctggaactttgttGAATGAATACATGGAGGCATGGAGAACATGCTTCATGAAGAGTCCAGCACTGGAAGTGCTAGTAACGTGTTCATTTGTGCTGCCTCCAAATGCTGTCTGCATGCTTGCTGAGACAGTGTGGAAAGTGTGCTGGGGACTGTGGCAAACCCGGTGTGGCGGCGGTGAGAACCGCGTTTTTGGAAAACTGCCTGATGGTGTCTGTGACTCCTGCATGGCAGTCCATGCTAAGGAAAAACACACTCACAAATGTGAACTATTCTATACACCCCAAGTTtttctttgcagttttttttttttagaaaataacgaCCGTGACCAACACATTGTCACTTGCCATAGAGGGTAGAATAAATTGCAGTAAATCCGTGACACAGAGTTTTAAGTAGCCCTTGATGAATGCTGAAGattgaaatggaaagagaaagaggttaAAAGTCCCTGGATGTGATGATTTATTTAGAAGCGGACCGATTGTGCTGTGTTTGAGCTTTGTGGTTCCCAGGGCCGTGTTCTCCTGAGGTAGGGGAACCATCGTGggttttagagccttgagtgacaGTGTTGGCTAACTCCTTGTGCCTCAGCGACTGACATGAGGTGAGGAGGCGGCCTACTGGTTTGTTCTCATCACTGTTTTCTAGAGATTGTCGGTGGCTCCTTCCTCTCCGAAGAACAAACGGGGCATTCGCTCGGCGGGACTGCGAGTTTCGGCCACATGAGGGCGCCGGCGTGCCGGCCGAGAGCGTGAGGCGTTCCCGGCGGGGTCCAGCAGGTGACGCTGCAGGCGGCGGCGGGCCCGGAAGCCGGGCCGGAGGTGCGCGGGCGTCCTGGCCGACTCCTCCCACTTCCGTCGCCGCCGCGGAACCGACTTGCAGCCTGCGTCCCGGGCCGCGCCGCCGCCGCGATGCCGCTGGAGAACCTGGAGGAGGAGGGCCTGCCCAAGAACCCCGACCTGCGCATCGCCCAGCTGCGCTTCCTGCTCAGCCTGCCCGAGCACCGCCGGGATGCGGCCGTGCGCGAGGAGCTGATGGCGGCCGTGCGAGACAACAGTGAGCGCCGAGTCAGCGGCCTAGGCGGGGAGGCGGGGTGGGCTCCGCCATGGCCGGGGTCCGGGCGGCCGGATGGGCTCCACCGTGGCCTGTGCGGCCGGGCGCCAGGCAGGGCTCGGCCGGGGCAGCCAccgggaaggggacgggggaggcCGGGGCCGGGTGGTGGGCTCGGGGAGGCCGGGGTCCGGGCGACGGGAAGGGCTCGGCCTGGCGCAGCCGCCTGGGGAGGGCAAGGGGGAGGTCGGGCTCGCTGGGGCCGGGGCGGAGCGGATGGcgcccccaggcctgcctggccaCCCAGTGCAGCCGGACCACCTGGAGTGGGTGGGacgacgtgtgtgtgtgtgtgtgtgtgtgtgtacacgggtGTACAACCGGTGTGTGCAGGTCGCCCTGGTATGTGAGTGGCTGGCAGGTGGaccgtgtgagtgtgtgtgtgtgtgtgcgtgcaggaggctggaggtgggctctgtgtgcgtgtgtgtgtgtacacgggtGCACgacctgtgtgtgcagggggccCGCGGGAGGGTGGAAGGCTGGCAGGTGCACGTGTGTGGGTGACCTCTGTGGGCTGAGTGCGCGCTCGGTGCGTGTCCGACGTGGCCCCGCGCTCACGGCCTCCTCCTGCGTCTCAGACATGGCTCCCTACTACGAGGCCCTGTGCAAGTCGCTGGACTGGCAGGTGGACGCCGAGCTGCTGAGTAAGATGAAGAAGGCCAACGAAGACGAGCTGAAGCGGCTGGACGAGGAGCTGGAGGACGCCGAGAAGAACCTGGGGGAGAGCGAGATCCGCGACGCCATGATGGCCAAGGCCGAGTACCTGTGCCGCATCGGGGACAAGGTGGGTGTGCCGCGGCGAGTCTCCCCAATTGGCCACGCCTGGTTGTGAGGAGTAGCACTGGGGTCAGCACCGCGAAGGTCAAGGTCGGTGCGGCTTGGTTCCTGGAGCGAAGCCAGAGCGGCCTGGGGCTCCTGGCGCATGTCTCCGTGCCGGGGAAGCCTCAGGTGTGCAGGGCAGCGTTTTTGTTCGCTCCCTGGTTCCCCTCTCTTGTCAGGGGACCTTGTGTGGGAGTGGCCCTTGGGACACAAGGCCAGTAaggtttttcttttgaagaaacgGCAGCATTCCAGTGCCTGCTGGGGTGAGGCTTGGTCCACGGGCAGCTGTGTGCCTGCGTGTCCGCCTGGTAGTCCGACAGCTGGCCTTCCGTGGGAGCGCCTGTAGACTCAGGAATGGGGGGGTCACTGCGTGCCTGCAGCAGTGTGTTTCCTCAGTAGATGCTGGCGGGTCTTGGGGTAGCCTGAGAACGGGCGGCTGGAGCACTGCACTGGTATCCTGTTAGGTGTGCAGGTGGCCGGGTGGGCCGCCCCACAGCCAGCCTCCTGAGACGCGCCCTCCTTGGGCCTGAGGGCAGCGCGGCAGGCCTGGGTCTGCAGGTGTGCTGACTTCAGCGCTTGTGATGAAGAGGATGGGCTTTCTACCGTCCTCCGATGTAGATGCCGGATGTGCTGCCGGCCTGAAAAGTGGTGTGGGTCTGTTTGCGGGGGTGCGGTTGAGTATTCGCGAACCTTGCTTGCTCGTCTGATCTGCTGTGGATCACAGTGGGGGCCAGGAGCATGAAGTCAGTGCTGGAAAGCTGTGACGTAGTGTGTCAGTCCACTGTTCCCTGCTCACCTGTCAATCTGTTAATTCAGGCCTTGGTTATTGGCCATGGCCCGAACAGCAGTCCGTGTTTACTGTAAGATGGGGTGTTGTGCTGTTTGGCTTGGGTTTAAAGATGCCATGTAAGCCTGCCGTGGTGAAAGAAATGTCAAGCTGCTCGTTGAGGTGCTGGAGAGTTTCTCCCAAGACATGCTTGAGTCAACACTGAGGCATGCTAGAGGGGTGATCATGGGATGTGGGGGGAGTCAGAAAATTCCTGAATTTTGGAacaaatggcatgggtttaaaaACGTTATAGCACTGAAAGTAGCTATGCTGTGTTTACTAAGTAGCATTCTTCTAAAAAGGATACCTTTTATAAAACTGACATGAGGTACCCCGCGTCAGTGACTGCTGAGTGCTCAGCTTCCTGCAGTGCTGGATAAAGCTTGGGTGGAAGTGCCCTTGGCTCCACTGCTCTGCTGGCAGTCTCCTTTATACATGTGTGAAGCACAAGAATTTCATAACCCGTCAGATAGGGCCCGACTACCACAGACTGCAGGAAATGATTttatgttgttgttttaattttatttgaaaggcagatttttttttctttaagatgaggcagagctcttccatctgctgattcactccctaatggtCGCCACAGCCGGGGGCTGTGCTGGTCccaagccgggagcttcttccgtgtctgcCAAGtcccatctttcgctgctttcccacacataATACCTGGATTGGAGGTGAACTCGGCCTGTAggggatggcagcactgcaggtggaggcctggCTTAATATGCATGGTGCTGTGTTGTGTTAAACCAATAGAAACAATAGAAACATTCCAGAATGCTTTGACATACAATTGAATGTGTATTCAGTTGTGTTCTAATAGTAACGTTTCCACTAGCTTTTAAATGACAGGAGGTCAAGTTTACTGTAAACATACCGTGAAGTATACTGCAATCATGAGAGAGCAAAGCACTGAATAGACAGCATAACAATTGTGAATgcttcatacattttttttaagatttattgatttatttttattggaaaattagatttacagaggaaaggagaaacagacagatctgctgtctgctgattcacttcccaagtggccacagaggccGGGCTGctgctgagtcgatccgaagccaggggcctggagcctcttccgggtctgccacgcgggtgcagggtcccaaggctttgggctgtcctcagctgctttctcaggccacaagcaaggagctggatgggaagtggagctgctgggacatgaattggcacccatatgggatcccggcgcgtgcaagaggagggaggactttagccgctaggctactgcgctggggaAAAATGCCTAAGTaatttttaggtttgtttttttttaacaagtgcaATGAGGCCTCCGGTGCCTGTCCTAGCTTCACCAGTTAGAGGTCACGGGCGTGTGGCTTTGTTCTGTGTTCCCCATGGTTTGAGCAGCTTGCAAGCATTTCTCACCTGTGGCCTTGCTCGCCAGGAGGGAGCTCTGACAGCCTTCCGGAAGACGTATGACAAAACCGTGGCTCTGGGCCACCGGCTGGACATCGTGTTCTACCTGCTTAGGATTGGCCTGTTCTATATGGACAATGATCTCATCACACGGAACACGGAGAAGGCCAAAAGGTACGTGTTAGGAACGGTGTCTGTTCCCTCTAAATTATGCTGTGAATGGGAAACTGCCAGAAGCAAGTTACCTGTTTGGTTTACAGCTAGAAAGTTTGGGTAACTAATTGATGTGCTTGATGGCTTCCTCTGAAAAGCGACAATGTCTGTTTCCATGTTGACttgattgtttttattggatagcTTAATTGAAGAAGGAGGAGACTGGGACAGGAGGAATCGCCTGAAAGTGTACCAGGGTCTTTACTGTGTGGCCATTCGTGACTTTAAGCAGGCAGCTGAACTCTTTCTCGACACTGTGTCAACATTCACATCTTATGAACTCATGGATTATAAAACGTTTGTGACCTACACTGTCTACGTCAGCATGATTGCTTTAGAAAGACCCGATCTCCGGGAGAAGGTAAGGACGGCGCTCGGCAACGCGGGCTGACGCTGCCGTGGGCTTCTGTGACATGGGTGCATGAACACCCCGAGAGCAATCCCTGTGTGTGCTTTGACCCCTAGGTCATCAAGGGCGCCGAGATCCTGGAAGTGTTGCACAGTCTTCCAGCAGTGCGACAGTACCTGTTCTCGCTCTATGAATGTCGTTACTCAGTTTTCTTCCAATCTTTAGGTAAGGACGGAGCTGTTCCTTTCAGGGTGTGTATGTTAGCCCTGAGCCTGGCTGCTGGCGGCTGGGATGCTTTGTGACAGGTCTGAAGTGGAGTGTGCAGGTGGCGGTGTGTCTTGGTCAGTGTGggctgcctccccagggcccaTGCAGAGCTGGGGCAGTGGTGGGCCCTGCCTTGGTGTGGCTTAGGAGGCGAGAGTGATAATTATTTTCAGATGTTCGGAAAGGAAAAAGGTATGTGATGGACATGTTACTCACAAAGCTGGAAACTGCTTGCCTCTGGCAGTTAGGTGAGGATGTGACCACACGCAGAAAGGAGCAAATGGATCTCAGGGTTGAGTTTCATAAAGAAGGGAGAGGATTCCGAGTCTTGTAGGTTATTTTTGCAGTAGATAAATCTTGGTGTTGGCTTTCAAATCATTTTCAGGCTCCGGGTTGGGAAAATCTGTTGAGATTGCGGGGGTTCCTGCAGGGCTTGTTCCTGGTGACCTGCCTCCACGCGTGAACTTGtgtctcctcccacccctcctggcTGTTGGAGTTTCCACTATAGTTCCCTCCCTACCTGCCTTGCTTGCCAACAGAATTGTGTCAGAGTGTGCTGTCGTGCAGGTGTGTAAGACATGTACAGGCCTTCCCAGTTAGCCAACCTCAGCCTGAAATACTGCAGATGCTAAGGCGTTGTGAAGGTCTGTACTCACAATCTAGAGTTTAGAGCACTGTGGATTTAGAGTAAACATACATAGCATACATTGACAGTGTATTTCCAGGTAGCCCATTAGTCCTTACCAAATTATGTTCCTAAaacttgtgtttttaaatttttgtttggaaTGCAAAAACATCTGTTgccttactcctcaaatgcccacaaaaccTAGGGCCTGCGCCAGGCCAGCGTCAGAGCCTGGCAGTCTCCATTTCTGCTGTGGATGGCAGATTCTTGACAGTTATGCCAGCACCCACCCCTTCCCTTCAACCCTTGCGTTGATGG
This Ochotona princeps isolate mOchPri1 chromosome 21, mOchPri1.hap1, whole genome shotgun sequence DNA region includes the following protein-coding sequences:
- the PSMD6 gene encoding 26S proteasome non-ATPase regulatory subunit 6, which encodes MPLENLEEEGLPKNPDLRIAQLRFLLSLPEHRRDAAVREELMAAVRDNNMAPYYEALCKSLDWQVDAELLSKMKKANEDELKRLDEELEDAEKNLGESEIRDAMMAKAEYLCRIGDKEGALTAFRKTYDKTVALGHRLDIVFYLLRIGLFYMDNDLITRNTEKAKSLIEEGGDWDRRNRLKVYQGLYCVAIRDFKQAAELFLDTVSTFTSYELMDYKTFVTYTVYVSMIALERPDLREKVIKGAEILEVLHSLPAVRQYLFSLYECRYSVFFQSLAIVEQEMKKDWLFAPHYRYYVREMRIHAYSQLLESYRSLTLGYMAEAFGVGVEFIDQELSRFIAAGRLHCKIDKVNEIVETNRPDSKNWQYQETIKKGDLLLNRVQKLSRVINM